One genomic region from Thermoleptolyngbya sichuanensis A183 encodes:
- a CDS encoding transposase: MSPTSRLYDALNDFLRQCDMQWQDARHLQTLCWMIIGMIGSQNVHLNGFGVYVRSRAQMAQSHQRRFRRWLSNRRINVASAHHALIGQALSNWQTQRLYLSLDTTVVWNCFCIVWVAVVYRGRTVPVAWKVVAQSSSTVRLWTIQRVLRQAQRLMPEGVAIVLLADRGFADGKLMKYLRENLGWHFRIRIKRSFQFQHQGQWRQVSSVQLQPGQAYFTPAVSVGRTKPYDNVYLAFAHDKLSSENWTIVSDEPTNLQTFAQYRLRFQVEESFLDLKSNGFNLEASRLRDKVALSQLCGVIALTMLFLVLQGVQVVASGKRRQVDAHWKRGMSYLKLGWNWIRLAITHQWKIHVYQFLSCSPDPQPAIASRRQHDDSLKREFTVLSRIPAS, encoded by the coding sequence ATGTCACCGACTTCCCGTCTTTATGATGCGTTGAATGATTTTCTGCGTCAATGCGACATGCAGTGGCAGGATGCTCGCCATCTGCAAACACTGTGCTGGATGATCATTGGCATGATTGGAAGCCAAAACGTTCATCTCAATGGATTTGGGGTGTATGTGAGGAGTCGCGCTCAAATGGCTCAATCCCACCAACGCCGGTTTCGCCGCTGGTTGTCGAATCGGCGGATCAATGTCGCGTCCGCTCATCATGCGCTGATTGGGCAGGCTCTGTCCAACTGGCAGACCCAACGACTCTACTTAAGCCTCGATACAACGGTCGTATGGAATTGTTTCTGCATCGTCTGGGTCGCAGTGGTGTACCGAGGAAGAACGGTTCCGGTCGCTTGGAAAGTGGTGGCGCAATCAAGCAGCACCGTCAGGTTGTGGACGATTCAACGGGTACTGCGGCAAGCGCAACGGCTGATGCCCGAGGGTGTCGCGATTGTCCTTTTGGCAGACCGAGGGTTTGCCGATGGCAAGTTGATGAAATACCTCCGGGAGAATCTGGGTTGGCATTTCCGCATCCGCATCAAACGCTCCTTCCAATTTCAGCACCAAGGGCAGTGGCGCCAGGTATCGTCGGTTCAATTGCAACCAGGACAAGCTTACTTTACGCCTGCAGTGTCGGTGGGTAGAACAAAGCCCTACGACAATGTTTACCTTGCCTTTGCCCACGACAAACTCAGCAGCGAGAATTGGACAATTGTGAGTGATGAGCCGACGAACTTGCAGACGTTTGCCCAATATCGACTGAGATTTCAGGTGGAGGAGTCGTTTTTGGATTTGAAGTCCAACGGGTTTAATCTCGAAGCCTCCAGACTCAGAGACAAGGTTGCCCTTTCCCAGTTGTGTGGGGTAATCGCCTTGACGATGCTGTTCTTAGTTCTCCAAGGGGTGCAAGTGGTCGCATCCGGCAAGCGTCGCCAAGTCGATGCTCACTGGAAGCGCGGCATGAGTTATCTCAAGCTGGGCTGGAATTGGATTCGGCTGGCTATCACTCACCAGTGGAAGATTCACGTTTATCAGTTCCTCTCCTGTTCACCTGACCCTCAACCTGCCATCGCATCAAGGCGACAACACGATGACTCCCTAAAGCGTGAATTCACTGTCCTCAGCCGTATTCCAGCTTCTTAG